A single genomic interval of Nonomuraea rubra harbors:
- a CDS encoding lamin tail domain-containing protein, giving the protein MGYTLLRGSFVIRYPDLPRQGPEPDGDTVKFLPDSPALVEALPRRSGRPPNINARGISVRLEAIDALETHFAETHQELEGANAARDELLRLLGFTNVRFWEDLPNKVRSADQDSIRGHVLTNGIDGNGRLIAFGYAGDHPGADGTTVFVDGPLVDDSVNARLLAAGLVYPAFYATLPAELRTHLAEVSQAARRKAIGIWPRSAADPNGSATVRNLGELERLVVWPKLFRRIVPYLAAGFTDFDGFDAWLRADPVNRDDELFLIPRLERGNLHDVVRGSGQQVRLTMWPEDFIISPDPAPPGAPVTPPLVAAGDVVIVAALPDPAGADRGNETVTLMNLRPGTCDLSGWALTDAGGGRKPLTGTIEGGAALRVTLDSAVQLGNRGDTIILVDGEGATIDQVTYKVDQVKAGRTTCFGR; this is encoded by the coding sequence ATGGGCTACACACTGTTACGCGGCAGCTTCGTGATCAGGTATCCGGACCTGCCCCGCCAGGGCCCCGAACCGGACGGCGACACCGTCAAGTTCCTGCCCGACTCGCCCGCCCTGGTCGAGGCGTTGCCGCGGCGCTCCGGCCGGCCGCCGAACATCAACGCCCGCGGCATCTCCGTACGGCTGGAGGCCATCGACGCGCTGGAGACGCACTTCGCCGAGACCCACCAGGAGCTCGAAGGCGCGAACGCCGCCCGTGACGAGCTGCTGCGCCTGCTCGGCTTCACGAACGTGCGCTTCTGGGAGGACCTGCCGAACAAGGTGCGCTCCGCCGACCAGGACTCCATCCGCGGCCACGTGCTCACCAACGGCATCGACGGCAACGGCCGGCTGATCGCGTTCGGCTACGCAGGGGACCACCCGGGGGCGGACGGGACCACCGTGTTCGTGGACGGGCCGCTGGTGGACGACTCCGTCAACGCGCGGCTGCTGGCGGCCGGGCTGGTCTACCCGGCCTTCTACGCCACGCTGCCCGCCGAGCTGCGCACGCATCTGGCGGAGGTGTCGCAGGCGGCCCGGCGCAAGGCCATCGGCATCTGGCCCCGCTCGGCCGCCGACCCCAACGGCTCGGCCACCGTACGGAACCTGGGCGAGCTGGAGCGGCTGGTGGTCTGGCCGAAGCTGTTCCGGCGCATCGTGCCGTACCTCGCGGCGGGGTTCACCGACTTCGACGGCTTCGACGCCTGGCTGCGCGCGGACCCGGTCAACCGGGACGACGAGCTGTTCCTGATCCCCCGCCTGGAACGCGGCAACCTGCACGACGTGGTCAGGGGGTCGGGGCAGCAGGTCCGGCTCACGATGTGGCCCGAGGACTTCATCATCAGCCCGGACCCCGCGCCGCCGGGCGCCCCGGTGACGCCGCCGCTCGTCGCCGCCGGGGACGTGGTCATCGTGGCGGCCCTGCCCGACCCGGCCGGGGCCGACCGCGGCAACGAGACCGTCACGCTCATGAACCTCAGGCCCGGGACCTGCGACCTGAGCGGCTGGGCCCTGACGGACGCCGGCGGCGGCCGCAAGCCCCTGACCGGCACCATCGAGGGCGGCGCCGCCCTGCGGGTGACGCTGGACTCGGCGGTGCAGCTCGGCAACCGGGGGGACACGATCATCCTGGTGGACGGTGAGGGGGCGACGATCGATCAGGTGACGTACAAGGTGGACCAGGTGAAGGCGGGCCGCACGACCTGCTTCGGCCGCTGA
- a CDS encoding glycoside hydrolase family 30 protein has product MLRGLVAISLLGLPAVQPAHPTQPPAITVNERVRHQQIDGFGISQAFRRNELLKALPEDKQREVLDLWFDRDKGAGLSILRLGIGSSPAGSPYDHMVSIQPENPGGPDAPPKYVWDGDDNSQVWVAKEAQRYGVKRFFADAWSAPGYMKDNGDDKNGGTLLPEWRRAYANYLVAYTKFYAREGIKITDLGFTNEPDWTATYASMRFTPEQAAEFVKVLGPIARNTRLVCCDSFGWNEAKAYTAAIEADPEARRWVKTHTGHTYASPVDGPLPTNRKTWMSEWNPNGNTWNEAWDDGSGYDGFTIAQAVHDALTLGEVSAYVYWLGGSRGATRALLQLDDVAREYHVSKRLWALAAYSRFIRPGAVRVEASAADPALKVSAFRNPDGSRVIVALNTGTAPVTWKGVHGRATAYVTDTANDLTPSAVTGRTVTLQPRALTTVVIR; this is encoded by the coding sequence ATGTTGCGAGGACTCGTCGCCATCAGCCTGCTCGGTTTACCCGCGGTACAGCCGGCCCACCCCACCCAGCCCCCGGCCATCACCGTGAACGAGCGGGTCCGCCACCAGCAGATCGACGGTTTCGGCATCTCCCAGGCGTTCCGGCGCAACGAGCTGCTGAAGGCCCTGCCGGAGGACAAGCAGCGGGAGGTCCTCGACCTGTGGTTCGACCGGGACAAGGGGGCCGGGCTGAGCATCCTGCGGCTCGGCATCGGCTCCTCCCCCGCCGGCAGCCCGTACGACCACATGGTGTCGATCCAGCCCGAGAACCCCGGCGGCCCCGACGCCCCGCCCAAGTACGTCTGGGACGGCGACGACAACAGCCAGGTCTGGGTGGCCAAGGAGGCCCAGCGGTACGGCGTCAAGCGGTTCTTCGCCGACGCCTGGAGCGCCCCCGGCTACATGAAGGACAACGGCGACGACAAGAACGGCGGCACGCTCCTGCCCGAGTGGCGGCGCGCGTACGCGAACTACCTGGTCGCCTACACGAAGTTCTACGCCAGGGAAGGCATCAAGATCACCGACCTCGGGTTCACGAACGAGCCCGACTGGACGGCCACGTACGCCTCGATGCGCTTCACCCCTGAGCAGGCAGCCGAGTTCGTCAAGGTGCTCGGGCCGATCGCCAGGAACACCAGGCTGGTCTGCTGCGACTCGTTCGGCTGGAACGAGGCCAAGGCGTACACGGCGGCGATCGAGGCCGACCCCGAGGCCCGCCGCTGGGTCAAGACGCACACCGGCCACACCTACGCCAGCCCCGTGGACGGCCCGCTCCCGACGAACAGGAAGACCTGGATGTCGGAGTGGAACCCCAACGGCAACACCTGGAACGAGGCCTGGGACGACGGCAGCGGCTACGACGGCTTCACGATCGCGCAGGCCGTGCACGACGCGCTCACGCTGGGCGAGGTCAGCGCCTACGTCTACTGGCTGGGCGGCTCGCGCGGCGCGACGAGGGCGCTGCTGCAGCTCGACGACGTGGCCAGGGAGTACCACGTGTCGAAGCGGCTGTGGGCGCTGGCGGCGTACAGCAGGTTCATCCGGCCGGGCGCGGTCCGGGTGGAGGCGAGCGCGGCCGATCCGGCGCTGAAAGTTTCAGCGTTCCGCAACCCCGACGGCTCGCGCGTGATCGTGGCGCTGAACACCGGCACCGCGCCGGTCACGTGGAAGGGCGTGCACGGCCGGGCGACCGCGTACGTCACCGACACCGCCAACGACCTCACCCCGTCGGCGGTGACCGGCCGCACGGTGACCCTCCAGCCGCGCGCGCTCACCACCGTCGTGATCAGGTAA
- a CDS encoding carbohydrate ABC transporter permease, which produces MSERRPLGVHAVLIISSLLMVAPFAWQIITSLKTLSSATAVPPTFLPEGRWDNYAKVFDLLPFGEQFLNTVVMAAGRVAGQVLFCSMAAYAFARLRFPGRNLLFGLFLSVLMVPPQLFVIPQYQIMSALGWLNSLQAIIVPGLFSAFGVFLLRQFFLGLPREIEEAARLDGAGPWRIYWSIMLPLARPGLVALAVLTLLWAWNDLFWPLVVNTDPEKMTLSAGLASLQGQYQTDYPVLMAGSLIASLPVIAVFVFLQRQFIQGIAHTGTKG; this is translated from the coding sequence ATGTCTGAGCGACGCCCGCTGGGCGTGCACGCGGTGCTGATCATCTCGTCGCTGCTGATGGTGGCGCCGTTCGCCTGGCAGATCATCACCTCGCTCAAGACGCTCAGCAGCGCGACCGCGGTGCCGCCGACGTTCCTGCCCGAGGGCCGCTGGGACAACTACGCGAAGGTCTTCGACCTGCTGCCGTTCGGCGAGCAGTTCCTCAACACCGTGGTGATGGCCGCGGGGCGGGTGGCCGGGCAGGTGCTGTTCTGCTCGATGGCCGCCTACGCCTTCGCCCGGCTCCGCTTCCCCGGCAGGAACCTGCTGTTCGGCCTGTTCCTGTCGGTGCTCATGGTGCCGCCGCAGCTCTTCGTGATCCCGCAGTACCAGATCATGTCCGCGCTGGGCTGGCTCAACAGCCTTCAGGCGATCATCGTGCCGGGGCTGTTCAGCGCGTTCGGGGTGTTCCTGCTGCGGCAGTTCTTCCTGGGCCTGCCGCGCGAGATCGAGGAGGCGGCGCGGCTCGACGGTGCGGGGCCGTGGCGGATCTACTGGTCGATCATGCTGCCGCTGGCCCGGCCCGGGCTGGTCGCGCTGGCCGTGCTCACGCTGCTGTGGGCGTGGAACGACCTCTTCTGGCCACTGGTGGTCAACACCGACCCCGAGAAGATGACGCTGTCGGCCGGGCTGGCCTCGCTCCAGGGGCAGTACCAGACCGACTACCCCGTCCTGATGGCCGGCTCGCTGATCGCCTCGCTGCCGGTGATCGCGGTGTTCGTCTTCCTGCAGCGCCAGTTCATCCAGGGCATCGCCCACACCGGCACGAAGGGCTGA
- a CDS encoding carbohydrate ABC transporter permease, protein MTGRKHAASRRPWTEALWGYAFIAPTGLGLAIFYLWPVLQTAYFSFTEWGAFGGHTWTGLENYTRLIADPEVGRAVLNTLTYTVLGLLGIPLAIVFAALLNRPKLGGVTLYRTAFFLPVVTMPVAVAMLWRWLYNGDYGLINQVLALAGIDGPNWIADPATALYALIVVGVWSSVGYNLIIFLAGMQAIPKELYEAASMDGAGRVRQFFRITLPMLSPTAFFISIVSVIGSLQLFDLVFVMTGSGQAARANPAYSRLQTVVQLFYERAFVTNDRGYAAAIVMALLVLIAVLTVLQFRLQRRWVHYV, encoded by the coding sequence ATGACGGGCAGGAAACACGCGGCGAGCCGCAGACCGTGGACCGAGGCCCTGTGGGGGTACGCGTTCATCGCCCCCACCGGGCTCGGCCTGGCGATCTTCTACCTGTGGCCCGTCCTGCAGACCGCCTACTTCTCCTTCACCGAGTGGGGCGCGTTCGGCGGGCACACCTGGACGGGGCTGGAGAACTACACCCGCCTGATCGCTGACCCCGAGGTGGGGCGGGCGGTGCTCAACACGCTCACCTACACCGTGCTCGGCCTGCTCGGGATCCCGCTGGCGATCGTGTTCGCCGCGCTGCTCAACCGGCCGAAGCTGGGCGGCGTGACCCTGTACCGCACGGCGTTCTTCCTGCCGGTGGTGACCATGCCGGTCGCGGTCGCGATGCTCTGGCGCTGGCTCTACAACGGCGACTACGGCCTGATCAACCAGGTGCTCGCGCTCGCCGGCATCGACGGCCCCAACTGGATCGCCGACCCGGCCACCGCCCTGTACGCGCTGATCGTGGTGGGCGTCTGGAGCAGCGTCGGCTACAACCTGATCATCTTCCTGGCCGGGATGCAGGCCATCCCCAAGGAGCTGTACGAGGCCGCGTCCATGGACGGCGCCGGCCGCGTCCGCCAGTTCTTCAGGATCACGCTGCCGATGTTGTCGCCGACCGCGTTCTTCATCTCGATCGTCTCGGTGATCGGCTCGCTGCAGCTCTTCGACCTGGTCTTCGTGATGACCGGGTCGGGGCAGGCGGCGCGGGCCAACCCGGCGTACTCGCGGCTGCAGACCGTCGTGCAGCTCTTCTACGAGCGGGCGTTCGTCACCAACGACCGCGGCTACGCCGCCGCCATCGTGATGGCGCTGCTCGTGCTCATCGCGGTGCTGACGGTCCTGCAGTTCAGGCTCCAGCGGAGGTGGGTGCACTATGTCTGA
- a CDS encoding ABC transporter substrate-binding protein yields the protein MWKSARSGAALLCVALLASACGGGEQAGTDTQPEERVKLSYGVWDATQQAVMQELAEEFTKTYPSITVDVQLTPWVDYWTKMKAAVSGGAAPDVFWMNGPNFQLYASNGVIKPIEEQVDTSVYPKALVDLYTYEGKLYGLPKDMDTVGVWYNKTLFDQAKVKYPADDWTWADFKETAAKLTDAKKGVYAVGAQLTSFQEYQYNTIYQAGGHVISPDGKQSGYADPKTIAGLKFWTDLIAAKQSPDLKTMTDTTPLQLFEAGKLAMYWGGSWNVAEFGKNDYTKDKVDVAPLPRGEQQATIIHGVANVVSAKTKHPAQASAFVKFLGSKQAADLLGKKGPIPAYNGTQQDWVKAHPEWKLQTFLDAVAYAVPYPVSKNTAAWQEAELTHLTKAWTGEVPVEKAAADLAAAMNDLLAKE from the coding sequence ATGTGGAAGTCGGCACGGAGCGGTGCGGCGCTCCTCTGCGTGGCACTGCTCGCCTCCGCGTGCGGCGGCGGTGAGCAGGCCGGCACGGACACGCAGCCTGAGGAGAGGGTGAAGCTGTCCTACGGCGTCTGGGACGCCACCCAGCAGGCGGTCATGCAGGAACTGGCCGAGGAGTTCACCAAGACCTACCCGAGCATCACCGTGGACGTCCAGCTCACCCCCTGGGTCGACTACTGGACGAAGATGAAGGCCGCGGTCAGCGGCGGCGCGGCGCCCGACGTCTTCTGGATGAACGGCCCCAACTTCCAGCTCTACGCCTCCAACGGCGTGATCAAGCCGATCGAGGAGCAGGTCGACACCTCGGTCTACCCCAAGGCCCTGGTGGACCTCTACACCTACGAGGGCAAGCTGTACGGCCTGCCGAAGGACATGGACACGGTCGGCGTCTGGTACAACAAGACCCTCTTCGACCAGGCGAAAGTGAAGTACCCGGCCGACGACTGGACCTGGGCCGACTTCAAGGAGACCGCCGCCAAGCTCACCGACGCCAAGAAGGGCGTCTACGCCGTCGGCGCCCAGCTGACGAGCTTCCAGGAGTACCAGTACAACACGATCTACCAGGCCGGCGGCCACGTCATCTCCCCGGACGGCAAGCAGTCCGGCTACGCCGACCCCAAGACGATCGCGGGCCTGAAGTTCTGGACCGACCTGATCGCCGCCAAGCAGTCGCCCGACCTCAAGACCATGACCGACACCACCCCGCTCCAGCTCTTCGAGGCCGGCAAGCTGGCGATGTACTGGGGCGGGTCGTGGAACGTGGCCGAGTTCGGCAAGAACGACTACACCAAGGACAAGGTGGACGTGGCCCCGCTGCCCAGGGGCGAGCAGCAGGCCACGATCATCCACGGCGTCGCCAACGTGGTGTCGGCCAAGACCAAGCATCCGGCGCAGGCGTCGGCGTTCGTCAAGTTCCTTGGCTCCAAGCAGGCCGCCGACCTCCTCGGCAAGAAGGGCCCGATCCCGGCCTACAACGGCACCCAGCAGGACTGGGTGAAGGCCCACCCCGAGTGGAAGCTGCAGACGTTCCTGGACGCGGTCGCGTACGCGGTGCCGTACCCCGTCTCGAAGAACACCGCCGCCTGGCAGGAGGCCGAGCTCACCCACCTCACCAAGGCGTGGACCGGTGAGGTGCCGGTCGAGAAGGCGGCCGCGGACCTCGCGGCCGCCATGAACGACCTGCTGGCCAAGGAATGA
- a CDS encoding ROK family transcriptional regulator: MAAEMSGGDLSRLRQLNALAVIKVLQGRSSLTLTEVAKRTGLSRASTEDVVRELLQKGWVAEAGATAGGVGRPARRYRFRADAGRVLGIDIGGHKIRAVAADLDGNVQHAARVPVTPAMGRLERLEAVDRAVTECLEGAGLTGGDVWASGVGTTGLVDGAGKVMLSEALPEWTGVDLAAHVRRLVPAPVLVENDSKLAALAECWRGVARYAKDMVFLLAGLRTGAGLVIDGKLHRGFGNASGEIGALPVLGWIRAQEHLSGEAGDVFAAAREGDKAALAAVRRYVKDLALGASALVLTLDPQMVVVGGGFSRSADVLIEPLRRELDRWCIRTPEVRMSALGDEAVVLGAVRLALDDVEERLLDGRSPLASGL; this comes from the coding sequence ATGGCCGCGGAGATGAGCGGCGGCGACCTGTCGCGGCTGCGGCAGCTCAACGCGCTGGCCGTGATCAAGGTGCTCCAGGGCCGGTCGTCGCTGACGCTCACCGAGGTCGCCAAGCGCACGGGCCTGTCCAGGGCCTCCACCGAGGACGTGGTGCGCGAGCTGCTGCAGAAGGGCTGGGTGGCCGAGGCGGGCGCCACGGCCGGCGGGGTGGGTCGCCCGGCCAGGCGCTACCGGTTCAGGGCCGACGCGGGCCGGGTGCTCGGCATCGACATCGGGGGGCACAAGATCCGCGCGGTGGCCGCCGATCTCGACGGGAACGTGCAGCACGCCGCCCGCGTGCCCGTCACGCCCGCGATGGGCAGGCTCGAACGGCTGGAGGCGGTGGACCGGGCGGTCACGGAGTGCCTGGAGGGCGCCGGGCTGACCGGCGGCGACGTGTGGGCCTCGGGCGTCGGCACGACCGGGCTGGTCGACGGCGCGGGCAAGGTGATGTTGTCGGAGGCGCTGCCCGAGTGGACCGGCGTGGACCTGGCCGCGCACGTGCGCCGCCTGGTCCCGGCCCCGGTGCTGGTCGAGAACGACAGCAAGCTCGCCGCCCTGGCCGAGTGCTGGCGCGGCGTGGCCCGCTACGCCAAGGACATGGTGTTCCTGCTGGCCGGGCTGCGTACCGGGGCGGGCCTGGTCATCGACGGCAAGCTGCACAGGGGGTTCGGCAACGCCTCCGGCGAGATCGGCGCGCTGCCCGTGCTCGGCTGGATCCGCGCCCAGGAGCATCTCAGCGGCGAGGCCGGCGACGTGTTCGCGGCCGCGCGGGAGGGCGACAAGGCGGCGCTGGCGGCCGTGCGGCGCTACGTGAAGGATCTCGCGCTCGGCGCGTCCGCGCTGGTCCTGACGCTGGACCCGCAGATGGTGGTGGTCGGCGGCGGGTTCTCGCGCTCGGCCGACGTGCTCATCGAGCCGCTCAGGCGGGAGCTGGACCGCTGGTGCATCCGCACGCCCGAGGTCCGCATGTCGGCGCTGGGCGACGAGGCCGTGGTGCTCGGCGCCGTCCGCCTCGCCCTCGACGACGTCGAGGAACGCCTCCTCGACGGCCGCTCCCCGCTCGCGAGCGGCCTCTAG